One genomic segment of Sebastes fasciatus isolate fSebFas1 chromosome 17, fSebFas1.pri, whole genome shotgun sequence includes these proteins:
- the LOC141754990 gene encoding asparagine synthetase [glutamine-hydrolyzing]-like: MCGVWALFGSDDECVSVHCTSAMKIAHRGPDAFRFENVNGFTNCFFGFHWLPIVDQLHGMQPLRIKKFPFLWLCYNGEIYNHHLLRKQFDFDHQTQVDGEILLHLYDRFGIQKMASLLDGAFAFILLDTANSKVFLGRDTYGVRPLFKLLTDDGLLAVCSEAKGIMDIGHSKTHPKANIVHFLPGHFEVFDLKQNGKVQSIQMEPFHCCTKEPAHAIYDTVERLPASFDEETVKSNIRTLFENAVRKRLMAHRRIGCLLSGGLDSSLVAATLVKLAKEEKLQYPIQTFSIGSEDSPDITAAHKVAAHIGSEHHEVHFTVEEGIKAVEEVIFHLETYDTSNIHTSVGMYLVSKYIKEKTDSVVIYSGDGSDELTQGYSYFHMVRPEVNTVLKEGPKCVLQVSIYSVLTRVLLFLCFSLELRAPFLDHRFTAYYLSLPEEMRIPKDGVEKHLLRESFRGLNLIPDEILWREKVPFGNGLMSPEKFWYNHLQECLEPMVNADQMAMAHKSFPHNPPRTKEAYYFRQVFEKHYPGRAEWLSNYWMPRWISDTDGREGRNGHILNTKS; the protein is encoded by the exons ATGTGTGGTGTCTGGGCTTTGTTTGGTAGTGACGACGAGTGCGTGTCAGTTCACTGCACCAGTGCCATGAAGATCGCTCACAGGGGCCCCGACGCTTTCCGCTTTGAGAACGTCAACGGCTTCACCAACTGCTTTTTTGGCTTCCACTGGCTGCCGATAGTCGACCAGCTGCACGGCATGCAACCCTTACGCATCAAGAAGTTTCCTTTCTTGTGGCTCTGCTACAATGGAGAGATTTACAACCATCATCTA CTGAGGAAGCAGTTTGACTTTGATCACCAGACTCAAGTGGACGGTGAGATTTTGCTCCATCTGTATGACCGCTTTGGCATCCAGAAGATGGCGTCTCTCCTGGATGGCGCCTTTGCTTTTATTCTGCTGGACACTGCCAACAGCAAAGTCTTTCTGGGAAGAGATACATATGGTGTCCGGCCTTTGTTCAAACTCCTCACAGACGATGGACTCCTTGCAGTCTGCTCAGAAGCCAAAG GCATCATGGACATCGGTCACTCCAAAACCCATCCCAAAGCCAACATCGTTCACTTTCTCCCTGGGCACTTTGAGGTCTTTGATTTGAAGCAGAACGGCAAAGTTCAGTCAATTCAAATGGAGCCGTTTCACTGCTGCACTAAAGAGCCTGCTCATGCCATCTACGACACCGTGGAGAGACTACCTGCAA GTTTTGACGAAGAAACGGTGAAAAGCAACATCAGAACCCTGTTTGAGAACGCTGTTAGGAAACGTCTCATGGCTCACAGGAGAATTGGTTGTCTTCTGTCAG GTGGTCTGGACTCCAGTTTGGTTGCTGCTACACTGGTGAAGCTGGCCAAGGAGGAGAAGCTGCAGTATCCTATCCAGACATTTTCAATCGGGTCAGAGGACAGTCCAGACATCACAGCTGCTCACAAG GTGGCAGCACACATTGGCAGTGAACATCATGAGGTGCACTTCACTGTTGAAGAAGGCATCAAAGCAGTGGAGGAGGTCATTTTCCACCTGGAGACCTACGACACGAGCAACATACACACCTCTGTTG ggATGTACTTAGTTTCCAAATACATCAAGGAGAAGACGGACAGTGTGGTGATCTACAGTGGAGACGGCTCAGATGAGCTGACTCAGGGATACAGTTATTTCCACATGGTAAGACCAGAAGTCAACACAGTACTCAAAGAAGGGCCAAAGTGTGTGCTGCAAGTTT CCATATACTCAGTTTTGACCCGAGTCTTGTTGTTCTTGTGTTTCAGTCTGGAGCTCAGAGCGCCTTTCCTGGACCACAGATTCACAGCATACTACCTTTCTTTGCCTGAGGAGATGAGGATTCCTAAG GACGGAGTGGAGAAACACCTTCTGCGGGAGTCTTTCAGAGGTTTGAATTTGATCCCTGATGAGATTCTCTGGAGGGAGAAAGTACCCTTCGGTAATGGTCTGATGTCGCCGGAGAAGTTCTGGTACAACCACCTGCAGGAGTGCTTAGAACCTATG GTGAATGCTGACCAGATGGCGATGGCTCACAAAAGTTTCCCTCACAACCCGCCACGCACCAAAGAGGCCTATTACTTCAGGCAGGTGTTTGAGAAGCACTACCCAGGCCGTGCCGAGTGGCTCTCCAATTACTGGATGCCACGCTGGATCAGTGATACTGatgggagggaaggaaggaacgGTCACATCCTTAACACAAAGTCCTGA
- the LOC141754993 gene encoding uncharacterized protein LOC141754993 — protein MICSILLLISLTSCVSGSFVVNVTQTSYQAEENHNITLEWMFTTRSHSSPNSLFIFCELSADLRPSVLFHLDEGVEVPESQDEQFAGRVQWDEDVLREGRLRLHVSRLRTNDSGLYWCDVLTGYGRNSGKCWLNVTGKLTAAPDEPRPQRPTVSPQPESRGRIGLYVGLALTAAALCAGLCFAFTLSFTKSTYKKGNICAVV, from the exons ATGATCTGCAGCATCCTGCTGCTCATCAGCCTGACCTCCTGTGTCTCTG GATCATTTGTAGTGAATGTGACACAGACCTCCTATCAGGCAGAGGAGAACCACAACATCACACTGGAGTGGATGTTCACAACCAGAAGTCACAGTTCCCCCAACTCACTTTTTATCTTCTGTGAACTGTCAGCTGATCTCCGACCCTCAGTCCTGTTTCATCTCGATGAAGGTGTTGAGGTCCCAGAGTCTCAGGATGAACAGTTTGCAGGACGAGTCCAGTGGGACGAAGACGTCCTCAGAGAAGGAAGACTCAGACTTCATGTGTCCAGACTCAGGACTAATGACTCTGGTCTGTACTGGTGTGACGTGCTCACAGGTTATGGGAGGAACTCTGGGAAATGCTGGCTCAATGTCACTGGTAAGTTGACAGCAGCTCCTGATGAGCCCAGACCTCAGAGACCAACAGTGAGTCCACAACCAGAGAGTCGGGGAAGGATCGGCCTCTACGTTGGACTGgcactgacagcagcagctctctgtgcTGGACTCTGCTTTGCCTTCACACTTTCTTTTACTAAATCTACTTATAAGAAAGGAAACATCTGTGCAGTCGTATAG